A genomic region of Halococcus salsus contains the following coding sequences:
- a CDS encoding glycosyltransferase family 39 protein, which produces MEYWVWGVDPFGYHLTNLLLHGLASGLVVLTIYSLTGSYLTGTLTGVLFAIHPLSIDTVPAISRRQDILLAVFGLFTLWLLVEGYRREDNRLRTLAVVAYGLALFSKETAIVVGPLAFLWVLFQEQSLREVKAYFQAFYTVSPLAAVAILYLIIRLAVLEGVGGYTHDPPLAQILLFPMEYMLSLIYQADLFSVVRVFSPLVLLIIIFVTVTLYVLLFNRDRSVFNVTYSSVPLIGGLVAVPGVVTLFVLVSNLLSSSNVLNSQMVSWYAMGTTFAVATVSALLVALLSKSSRNGNQRRLNVFFTIWMVIPLPLFFIAKQFAFRDAYFFVIPFIALAVTCFVEALPHLENLQTIPFNNTADRVLILAVLVLLIPTVAASPLLHNDSGWGSSSDVTNESLFDINNSVAQANESTPVTVIGMPTRVQHNPRRLGQARKVTMLQPHSVRAWSRLHGMGNKIKVGGFRSFDTAPQNVSSTTYKRKQVVVRLRYS; this is translated from the coding sequence GTGGAGTATTGGGTTTGGGGGGTCGACCCATTTGGGTATCATCTTACAAATCTCCTCTTACACGGTCTCGCTAGCGGACTCGTCGTTCTCACAATATACTCACTAACGGGCTCGTACTTGACTGGAACTCTAACAGGAGTTCTCTTTGCTATCCATCCGCTCTCAATTGATACGGTTCCGGCGATCTCGCGGCGTCAGGATATTCTGCTGGCCGTGTTTGGTTTGTTCACACTGTGGCTTCTTGTCGAAGGGTATCGTCGAGAAGACAACCGACTACGGACTCTCGCAGTTGTTGCATATGGGTTGGCACTGTTTTCGAAGGAGACTGCCATTGTTGTGGGACCGCTCGCATTTCTCTGGGTCCTTTTTCAGGAGCAGTCGCTCCGTGAAGTGAAAGCGTATTTTCAGGCTTTTTATACAGTTTCTCCCCTGGCGGCTGTAGCTATACTATATCTAATCATTCGACTTGCGGTGCTCGAGGGTGTCGGTGGATATACTCATGACCCCCCATTGGCCCAGATACTCCTCTTTCCGATGGAATACATGCTTTCGCTCATCTATCAAGCAGATCTCTTTAGTGTGGTTCGAGTCTTCTCACCGCTCGTTCTTCTCATCATCATTTTCGTAACAGTGACGCTGTACGTACTGCTTTTCAACCGTGACCGTTCTGTTTTCAATGTCACGTACTCTTCTGTCCCACTTATTGGTGGTCTAGTTGCCGTCCCTGGCGTGGTGACACTCTTCGTCCTGGTATCTAATTTGCTGTCGTCATCAAATGTGCTCAACTCTCAGATGGTTAGTTGGTATGCTATGGGAACGACTTTCGCGGTTGCTACTGTCAGTGCCCTGCTTGTGGCCCTCTTGTCGAAGTCGTCACGCAACGGCAATCAGCGGCGGCTGAACGTGTTTTTCACTATCTGGATGGTAATCCCTCTACCGTTATTTTTCATAGCAAAGCAGTTTGCGTTTCGGGACGCGTATTTTTTCGTTATTCCATTCATTGCACTGGCGGTCACGTGTTTTGTAGAAGCTCTTCCCCATCTTGAGAATCTGCAGACGATCCCATTCAACAACACAGCTGATAGGGTTCTCATACTCGCTGTACTAGTATTGTTGATCCCTACTGTAGCTGCGTCTCCTCTCCTCCACAACGATTCAGGATGGGGCAGCAGTAGTGACGTTACGAATGAGTCACTCTTCGATATCAATAATTCTGTAGCCCAAGCCAATGAAAGCACACCGGTAACTGTTATCGGTATGCCAACAAGAGTTCAGCACAATCCACGTCGGCTAGGGCAGGCACGAAAGGTGACTATGCTTCAACCACATTCTGTTCGTGCATGGTCTCGGCTACATGGGATGGGAAATAAAATAAAAGTTGGTGGTTTCCGCTCATTCGACACTGCGCCACAGAACGTTTCATCGACGACCTATAAGAGAAAGCAAGTAGTCGTTCGTCTACGCTATAGCTAA
- a CDS encoding DUF7437 domain-containing protein, with translation MSNTPIPTHPPDVGDTVHRFFAIQELLRTPELARFYTDLLINSPTTVTAARNRQGFSKSTAYKYANTLAELGVAKELDSHKDGSALWRADAISGDWTDEATLKLSPVTIAVYGATSVNEDLELFIDRHGKAALAPAITATVDYLKGEMTRRGVADSLSVPAVEAIAVTQAIERIIAVVKEFDPILNDSSFEVETPQQALEQAPYERTDE, from the coding sequence ATGTCAAATACGCCGATCCCAACCCATCCGCCAGATGTTGGGGATACAGTCCACCGATTTTTCGCCATCCAAGAGCTACTCAGAACGCCCGAGCTCGCGCGCTTTTACACCGACCTCTTGATCAATTCCCCAACCACAGTCACCGCTGCGCGTAATCGCCAGGGATTCTCCAAGAGCACCGCCTACAAGTACGCCAATACCCTGGCTGAGCTGGGTGTTGCAAAGGAACTCGACTCACATAAGGATGGATCCGCTCTCTGGCGTGCTGACGCTATAAGCGGGGACTGGACCGACGAAGCCACTCTCAAGCTCAGTCCGGTCACTATTGCTGTCTATGGAGCAACGAGTGTCAACGAGGATCTCGAACTGTTCATTGATCGCCACGGAAAGGCCGCACTCGCACCTGCTATTACTGCAACAGTCGACTACCTGAAAGGTGAGATGACGCGACGAGGGGTCGCGGATAGCCTAAGTGTGCCTGCTGTTGAGGCAATTGCGGTCACACAGGCGATCGAACGGATCATCGCTGTGGTGAAGGAGTTTGATCCAATACTCAATGATAGTTCCTTTGAGGTGGAGACTCCTCAACAAGCGCTTGAGCAGGCCCCTTACGAGCGCACCGATGAGTGA
- the lrp gene encoding HTH-type transcriptional regulator Lrp, with product MAYENLDTELINELLNDGRASLRSLAEELDVSVTTISNHIAELEDAGVIEGYSPEVNYDELGYDVTATIQLNIEGSKLADVIENLREHNQITSIYEVTGDYDVIAIGKFRDTDEMNGQIKALLNDSGVKESNTNVVLNTVSEHVQFELDVN from the coding sequence ATGGCATACGAGAATCTCGACACAGAACTCATCAATGAACTCTTGAATGATGGTCGCGCAAGCCTTCGGAGCCTTGCCGAGGAACTCGACGTCTCGGTCACGACGATCTCAAACCACATCGCCGAACTCGAAGATGCAGGTGTGATCGAAGGCTACTCGCCAGAAGTAAATTATGACGAGCTGGGATACGATGTGACGGCTACTATCCAACTCAACATTGAAGGGAGTAAACTCGCCGACGTTATTGAGAATCTCCGCGAGCACAACCAAATCACGTCGATCTACGAGGTTACTGGTGACTACGATGTCATTGCAATCGGGAAGTTCAGGGATACCGACGAGATGAACGGCCAGATCAAGGCCCTCCTGAACGATTCCGGGGTCAAAGAGTCCAACACCAACGTCGTGTTGAACACCGTCAGCGAACACGTGCAGTTCGAACTCGACGTCAACTAG
- a CDS encoding IS1595 family transposase produces MFPFAALSSEESAADLLEQVRWRDGLQCPRCRSSSVIKYGSYRAFQRYLCKDCDRTFNDKTRTIFAHAKIALNEWLFAIYTFVRFNTSIRQLTAELDLSYKTLHRRVERFAKALDAPSIELCGPVEIDELYVSAGLKGRERDGPSRSRGLSTRGRGTYEGDKPPVFTLVDRESGKRYVIPAKSADESTVRLLLAGREKEPLTVYTDGFRAYDPLDDDERFHRESVIHANNEYVDGDAHVNTCESHGSLVRPWLSPHRGVSKDKLTHYLRAFQLRRQIYRKSGREALRHVLRKVL; encoded by the coding sequence ATGTTTCCATTCGCCGCACTGAGTTCGGAGGAGAGCGCCGCGGACCTGCTGGAGCAGGTCCGCTGGCGCGATGGCCTCCAGTGCCCGCGCTGCCGGTCCTCGTCGGTGATCAAGTACGGCAGCTACAGAGCGTTTCAGCGGTATCTCTGTAAGGATTGTGACCGAACCTTCAACGACAAAACCCGCACGATCTTCGCCCACGCGAAGATCGCGCTCAACGAGTGGCTGTTCGCGATCTATACGTTCGTCCGGTTCAACACCAGTATCCGCCAACTTACCGCCGAACTCGACCTCTCGTACAAGACGCTTCACCGGCGTGTCGAGCGCTTCGCCAAAGCGCTCGACGCGCCCTCCATCGAGCTGTGCGGTCCCGTCGAGATCGACGAACTGTACGTCTCTGCCGGGCTGAAGGGTCGCGAGCGCGACGGCCCGTCGCGCTCGCGTGGCCTCTCCACGCGCGGGCGTGGAACCTACGAGGGTGACAAACCGCCTGTGTTCACCCTCGTCGATCGCGAGAGCGGGAAGCGATACGTGATCCCGGCGAAATCGGCGGACGAATCGACCGTTCGGCTCCTTCTCGCGGGACGCGAGAAGGAGCCACTCACTGTTTATACGGACGGATTTCGAGCGTACGACCCACTGGATGACGACGAGCGGTTTCACCGCGAGTCGGTCATCCATGCGAACAACGAGTACGTCGACGGAGATGCTCACGTGAATACCTGCGAGAGCCACGGGTCGCTGGTGCGACCGTGGCTCTCACCTCATCGAGGTGTTTCGAAGGACAAGCTCACGCACTATCTGAGAGCGTTTCAGCTACGAAGGCAAATCTACCGCAAATCGGGCCGAGAAGCGTTGAGACACGTCCTTCGGAAAGTGCTCTGA
- the tbsP gene encoding transcriptional regulator TbsP, with product MVLPQTTVDTSKSTLFDAILENESNDLLSTGFDEALTEALITVLGEIDDPPNVHLLTTESVLKWVRDDFVLASEAADLIKSETLSMRTDESVSENRLVITEESVVSLVTAGEHTAGLPTDDEEFVGAVNEKWNERWNQAEEFSLRTPPRSRVEASLNDEFGSEVEEDFRAMLDTVESTRSNEGLDAVDVSLLVAAKHELLLYDVSKWGEDIGLASKATFSRAKTNLEESVLIETEKVPIDVGRPRLRLLLGEDELRDADIDELPSVAQRLASMVPA from the coding sequence ATGGTCTTACCTCAAACCACCGTAGACACGTCCAAATCAACTCTCTTCGATGCAATTCTCGAAAATGAGTCGAACGATCTTCTTAGCACTGGGTTTGATGAGGCTCTTACAGAGGCGCTCATCACCGTACTCGGAGAAATAGATGATCCACCGAACGTCCACCTTCTCACAACCGAATCCGTATTGAAATGGGTTCGGGACGACTTCGTCTTAGCAAGCGAGGCTGCAGACCTCATTAAAAGTGAGACGCTCTCGATGCGGACTGACGAAAGCGTATCCGAGAATCGATTGGTCATCACCGAAGAATCCGTTGTCTCACTCGTTACCGCCGGTGAACACACCGCTGGACTCCCCACCGACGACGAGGAGTTCGTCGGAGCAGTAAATGAGAAATGGAACGAACGCTGGAATCAGGCCGAGGAATTCTCGCTCCGAACACCGCCACGCTCACGGGTGGAAGCCTCTCTCAACGATGAATTTGGCTCGGAGGTCGAGGAAGACTTCCGAGCGATGCTGGACACAGTTGAGAGTACTCGCAGCAATGAGGGACTCGATGCAGTGGATGTCAGTCTCCTCGTGGCCGCCAAACACGAACTCCTGCTCTACGATGTTTCGAAGTGGGGAGAGGATATTGGCCTCGCAAGTAAAGCAACCTTCTCACGAGCGAAAACGAACCTCGAAGAGAGCGTACTCATCGAAACCGAAAAAGTCCCGATCGACGTCGGCCGACCGCGTCTACGGTTGCTTCTCGGCGAAGACGAACTGCGGGATGCCGATATTGACGAACTCCCCAGTGTCGCTCAACGGCTCGCTTCGATGGTTCCAGCATAA